A window of Cryptomeria japonica chromosome 3, Sugi_1.0, whole genome shotgun sequence contains these coding sequences:
- the LOC131075785 gene encoding uncharacterized protein LOC131075785 translates to MGITKEVAQRAREENILKEEDMVEPKKAKPEAPTPKPKQPKSYAPSSGAHKPISSPKPQAKPSGEGKRKRVQARVFIHVDEDETKSDEAVKEVKAKTAKATKVTKEKPSGGPKYSKKSKFKLDEALKKGKLEVRPPMSLNEIDNEVVKNGDLKPLSKWYDNFDESSKRTLEEAIVEYLNVKGQGYTNPEVQTMDDTFVLEVETVEKVEVNIEDVDAGKEDEGKDKSDNPPIDALNPLILGEEADTKEDDVKEKVEVKFEVEVEARDTDK, encoded by the exons ATGGGGATTACCAAAGAGGTGGCTCAGAGAGCTAGAGAGGAAAACATTCTGAAAGAAGAAGATATGGTTGAGCCAAAGAAGGCTAAACCAGAAGCCCCTACCCCTAAGCCAAAGCAACCAAAGAGCTATGCACCCTCCTCTGGTGCTCATAAACCTATTAGTTCACCTAAGCCTCAAGCCAAACCATCCGgtgaaggaaagaggaagagagtACAAGCCAGAGTATTCATTCATGTTGATGAAGACGAGACGAAGTCAGATGAAGCAGTCAAGGAGGTTAAAGCAAAAACTGCTAAGGCCACCAAGGTCACAAAGGAGAAACCATCCGGTGGACCTAAATATAGtaagaaatcaaaatttaaacTTGATGAGGCGTTAAAGAAAGGAAAACTTGAAGTTAGGCCTCCCATGTCTTTGAATGAGATTGATAATGAGGTTGTTAAGAATGGGGATCTAAAGCCACTATCTAAGTGGTATGATAATTTTGATGAATCTAGCAAAAGGACATTAGAGGAAGCAATTGTAGAGTACCTAAAT GTAAAAGGACAAGGTTACACTAATCCAGAAGTGCAGACAATGGATGATACTTTTGTCCTGGAAGTCGAGACTGTTGAGAAGGTAGAGGTTAATATTGAGGATGTGGATGCAGGGAAAGAAGATGAGGGTAAAGACAAGAGTGATAACCCTCCAATTGATGCACTTAACCCTCTCATTCTTGGAGAGGAAGCAGATACAAAGGAGGATGATGTAAAGGAAAAGGTAGAGGTGAAGTTTGAAGTTGAGGTTGAGGCAAGAGACACTGACAAATAA